A single genomic interval of Streptomyces showdoensis harbors:
- a CDS encoding nucleotidyltransferase family protein, protein MHTSPTQAVVLAGGQGSRLRPYTDDRPKPMVEIPGTGTPIIGHQLSWLAAEGVTDVVVSCGHLAEVLQEWLESAVLPLKVTTVVESEPLGRGGGLKYAAAHLPEPGKPWYATNGDIWTRFSLREMADFHEERDATATLALARPRIPWGAVETDAFGHITDFIESPPSPYLINAGVYVFSAAFTELLPDLGDHERTTFPRLARERRLAGFPLPQGAYWRAIDTAKDLTEAAKELAAHA, encoded by the coding sequence ATGCATACCTCCCCGACGCAGGCCGTGGTCCTGGCGGGCGGCCAGGGCTCGCGGCTGCGCCCGTACACCGACGACCGCCCCAAGCCGATGGTCGAGATCCCGGGCACCGGGACCCCGATCATCGGCCATCAGCTCTCCTGGCTCGCCGCCGAGGGCGTGACGGACGTCGTCGTCTCCTGCGGCCACCTCGCCGAGGTCCTCCAGGAGTGGCTGGAGAGCGCCGTCCTGCCCCTCAAGGTGACGACGGTCGTCGAGTCGGAGCCGCTGGGCCGCGGCGGCGGCCTGAAGTACGCGGCCGCCCACCTGCCGGAGCCGGGCAAGCCCTGGTACGCCACCAACGGCGACATCTGGACCCGCTTCTCCCTGCGCGAGATGGCCGATTTCCACGAGGAGCGCGACGCCACCGCGACCCTCGCCCTGGCCCGCCCCCGCATCCCCTGGGGCGCCGTCGAGACCGACGCGTTCGGCCACATCACCGACTTCATCGAGTCGCCGCCGTCCCCGTACCTCATCAACGCGGGCGTGTACGTCTTCTCCGCCGCCTTCACCGAGCTGCTGCCCGACCTCGGCGACCACGAGCGCACCACCTTCCCCCGGCTGGCCCGCGAACGGCGCCTGGCGGGCTTCCCGCTGCCCCAGGGGGCCTACTGGCGGGCCATCGACACCGCCAAGGACCTCACCGAGGCCGCCAAGGAGCTCGCCGCGCACGCGTAG